A genome region from Fusarium musae strain F31 chromosome 5, whole genome shotgun sequence includes the following:
- a CDS encoding hypothetical protein (EggNog:ENOG41) gives MSQPTQRQAWRRTDDYAKGAPKVKLVTEDLPLPLHPTAVLIKVHAAALNYRDANIANGGNPWPVTPNGIPGNDAAGEIVSVGNRVSLVKVGDRVAPITDSKFVNARSTGRSWLAANEDGILATYIAFDEKLVTKLPEHLDWTQASIIPCAGTTAWSALKGATIGQTVLIQGKVPNNLRISGTGGVSTFALKLARASGLRVILTSSSDEKLEQIKKQFGKPEIQAVNYKAHPEWHKEVLRLTNGVGVDLVVENGGSSSLVRSMECTRRGGIVSQVGYLGGPKPENLEEFVSTIIDRRLNVRGINAGSKDDQDELIAAISATQITFEDILDSTWSFDKADKAIEYVWQGKQVGKVVIKLGD, from the exons ATGTCTCAGCCAACTCAACGCCAAGCCTGGCGTCGAACAGACGATTATGCAAAGGGCGCCCCCAAGGTGAAACTCGTCACAGAAGATCTTCCTCTACCTCTTCATCCAACCGCCGTTCTCATAAAAGTGCACGCAGCTGCTCTCAACTATCGCGATGCCAACATAGCCAATGGCGGTAACCCCTGGCCTGTTACTCCCAATGGTATTCCTGGAAATGATGCCGCCGGTGAGATCGTTTCAGTCGGGAATAGAGTCTCGCTCGTCAAAGTGGGCGATCGTGTTGCTCCGATCACGGACTCAAAATTTGTGAATGCTCGCTCGACGGGAAGATCTTGGCTCGCGGCCAATGAGGATGGAATCTTGGCCACTTACATTGCCTTTGATGAGAAGTTGGTGACGAAATTACCTGAGCATCTTGATTGGACTCAGGCTTCGATCATCCCCTGTGCTGGAACGACCGCTTGGTCTGCCCTTAAAGGCGCTACAATCGGGCAAACAGTGTTGATCCAAGGCAA GGTACCTAATAATTTACGAATCTCAGGCACTGGAGGCGTTTCCACTTTTGCTCTCAAGCTGGCTCGCGCTTCTGGTCTTCGAGTCATCCTTACTTCCTCAAGTGACGAGAAGTTGGAACAAATCAAGAAGCAGTTCGGAAAACCAGAGATCCAAGCCGTCAACTACAAGGCTCACCCAGAATGGCACAAGGAAGTCCTTCGTCTAACAAACGGTGTCGGCGTTGATCTCGTCGTTGAGAACGGTGGCAGCAGTTCTCTCGTTCGCTCCATGGAGTGCACTCGACGTGGAGGCATTGTGAGCCAAGTTGGTTATCTGGGCGGCCCTAAACCTGAAAATTTGGAGGAGTTTGTTTCCACTATCATTGATCGACGACTGAACGTTCGTGGTATCAACGCAGGATCTAAGGATGATCAGGATGAGCTTATAGCTGCCATCTCTGCGACACAGATAACTTTTGAGGATATCCTCGACTCAACTTGGTCTTTCGACAAGGCAGATAAGGCAATCGAGTATGTTTGGCAAGGCAAACAGGTTGGAAAGGTCGTCATCAAACTTGGTGATTAG
- a CDS encoding hypothetical protein (EggNog:ENOG41) produces MDQGFHLQSLSAVGQAYNPFTGNAEGQSDPINQPESEFGQSLFEEAISLASSDGPLAPAPPPDGGWRAWCVVLSTHLVYVNTWGWVNSFGIFQAYYAEHLGLQASKISWIGSISVFLLFFVGTLTGRLVDAGYFRWVFACGIVFQVTGIMVTSVCTDYWHYFGVQGVLVGLGHSCLFCPVLAVLSTFFARKRALAMGVAACGSATGGVLFPLLARALLQKVGFGWTLRIVGFVQLSLLLIALVLVKPRLRPRRSAPLVDFSAFKDIEYVLYVTASFFTCLGVYLAYYFMAAFSRTAIDPAFTFKQSLNLLMILNGVGVFGRLLANWTADHVGAINVFAPHSFFAGVILFCWMGVADKPGLYVWSVFYGILAAAIQSLFPTGISLLTEDLNKIGVRMGMAFTIASFASLAGPPAAGAIIDAEHGFKGAQAFAGTSMLLGALFLIAAKKKRMARLGTGWFDKC; encoded by the coding sequence ATGGATCAAGGATTTCATCTCCAGTCGCTAAGTGCTGTTGGGCAAGCGTATAATCCCTTTACTGGGAACGCAGAGGGCCAGTCTGACCCTATCAATCAACCAGAATCCGAATTTGGGCAGAGTCTGTTTGAGGAGGCGATTAGCCTAGCCTCTTCAGATGGCCCCCTGGCTCCGGCACCACCCCCTGATGGTGGATGGAGAGCGTGGTGTGTCGTTCTGTCGACACACTTGGTATATGTGAACACCTGGGGCTGGGTCAATTCTTTTGGCATTTTCCAGGCCTATTATGCTGAGCATCTGGGCCtacaagcaagcaaaatCTCGTGGATCGGGTCCATCAGTGTTTTCCTCCTATTCTTCGTCGGTACCTTGACAGGACGTCTTGTCGACGCTGGATATTTCCGCTGGGTGTTTGCGTGTGGTATTGTCTTTCAGGTCACAGGTATCATGGTTACTTCGGTCTGTACTGACTATTGGCACTACTTTGGTGTTCAAGGTGTTCTCGTTGGTCTGGGGCATAGCTGTCTGTTCTGCCCGGTGCTGGCAGTACTATCGACATTCTTTGCTAGAAAACGAGCTTTAGCCATGGGAGTCGCAGCATGTGGAAGTGCAACGGGAGGTGTTTTGTTTCCCCTCCTGGctcgagctcttcttcaaaagGTAGGTTTCGGCTGGACTCTGCGCATTGTGGGTTTCGTGCAGCTTTCCCTTCTACTTATCGCTCTGGTTCTTGTCAAGCCTCGACTTCGGCCGCGTCGATCTGCGCCCCTGGTAGACTTTTCTGCCTTTAAGGATATTGAGTACGTGTTGTACGTCACTGCCTCATTTTTTACTTGCCTGGGGGTATACCTGGCTTACTATTTTATGGCAGCCTTCTCCCGCACAGCTATCGACCCGGCCTTCACCTTCAAACAGTCTCTGAATCTTTTGATGATTCTGAACGGCGTTGGCGTTTTTGGGCGACTGCTCGCAAATTGGACAGCTGATCACGTCGGCGCCATCAATGTCTTCGCACCTCACTCGTTCTTTGCTGGAGTGATACTATTTTGCTGGATGGGGGTTGCCGACAAGCCAGGTCTGTATGTATGGTCCGTCTTCTATGGTATTCTCGCCGCAGCGATCCAGAGTCTCTTTCCCACTGGTATCTCTTTGCTGACTGAGGACTTGAACAAGATTGGTGTTAGGATGGGAATGGCCTTCACGATTGCCAGCTTTGCTTCCCTTGCGGGACCACCTGCTGCAGGTGCTATTATTGATGCAGAGCATGGCTTCAAGGGAGCGCAGGCGTTTGCTGGGACATCTATGCTATTGGGTGCATTGTTTCTCATtgcggccaagaagaagaggatggctAGACTTGGAACCGGTTGGTTTGACAAGTGCTGA
- a CDS encoding hypothetical protein (EggNog:ENOG41), which translates to MPSPATSLPSRNGKSDKEKSLSLNDALYNHLVLPPQLPQRQDSNLDELEKALLNRLLVSVKHMRDLPGNDQSYVWSLIERGLRATQSIHAGGYVDRTALIRELNDFGESDFLVVYVRSQNCALYIRRAQDAVFGASVVFEAFETSARNEDVLATENALQWDFPGCAVAVPLATFRENGFVSNLANFLDNASRESLTDFSAQALKAGTSMPEFRNTSEPALISSMLMAILQQNGRRLAPTLLQKMVRDDVLWNNAERPWKRLPYWLVLRVTISRYLAQRLGEIARVEYKFLLAHLFSEFLTNVQQSGEIRLDRLDFLKKKICRRLVKLEVDKDRSQDLAQRIEYLFTQLGPGLQNSISKTNAFIQVSWKHQKLTMTKTIPPLPKQASFEDMKLNLKMSGITLNKIWRGYSRPFKVNTERQGTTNVAQAAKQHLSSFALEHFKLIDKELAIANLCHEQSPLPHKKVVGSAALISEYLRQAYRAYDGIPELKSSLILNIMDLWVTMDKAACAMYPLLGEFHPAFRPEMLDVLLLSTFDDMKRLQKIQVYLQDRIAACQGSTTSIFDDPVRGSFGHRFYDDSDMSGEMNDLHESIEAWATHLRDSKEKEWKTKSEEYSRLSKVIDESTCVYMVDEDNPHLPPYHDRDCRRCYLKRQLKRISIQAYEHPLPSDPHVAKAVVFELLCPQTLAKYRDATWTVMSIALPAEEGVDPKCWARDYQQLQKYANDSSMSCSLASVTKPCKYSDDRSPLMATF; encoded by the exons ATGCCTTCCCCCGCGACTTCCCTTCCCTCTCGGAATGGCAAGAGCGACAAAGAAAAGTCTTTGTCGCTCAACGACGCTCTCTACAACCATCTCGTGCTCCCTCCCCAACTCCCGCAAAGACAGGACTCCAATCTCGACGAGCTCGAGAAAGCCCTCCTTAACCGACTCCTGGTTTCCGTGAAGCACATGCGAGATCTTCCCGGCAATGACCAGAGTTACGTTTGGAGCTTGATCGAACGAGGCCTTCGTGCTACCCAAAGCATTCATGCGGGAGGTTACGTCGACCGAACTGCACTCATTCGAGAGCTCAACGATTTTGGAGAGTCTGACTTTCTGGTCGTCTATGTGCGGAGCCAGAACTGTGCTCTCTACATCCGCCGTGCGCAAGA TGCTGTCTTTGGCGCCTCTGTCGTATTCGAGGCCTTTGAGACTTCGGCGCGCAATGAGGATGTTCTAGCAACCGAAAATGCGCTTCAGTGGGACTTTCCTGGATGTGCAGTGGCAGTCCCCCTTGCCACATTCCGCGAGAATGGTTTCGTCTCCAACCTAGCCAATTTCCTCGACAACGCTTCGCGAGAATCACTCACAGATTTCTCCGCACAAGCACTCAAAGCGGGAACATCTATGCCCGAGTTTCGCAACACATCAGAACCTGCTCTTATTTCCTCTATGCTCATGGCTATTCTGCAACAAAACGGTCGCCGCCTCGCCCCAACTCTTCTGCAGAAGATGGTTCGGGACGATGTGCTGTGGAACAATGCAGAAAGACCATGGAAACGACTTCCTTATTGGCTTGTGCTGCGAGTTACCATCTCCCGCTACCTTGCTCAACGGTTGGGTGAAATTGCGCGAGTTGAGTACAAGTTTTTGTTAGCTCATCTCTTCAGTGAATTTCTCACAAATGTGCAGCAATCAGGAGAAATACGACTTGACCGTCTCGACTTCCTCAAGAAAAAGATTTGCCGACGGCTAGTCAAGCTGGAAGTCGATAAAGATCGGTCTCAAGATCTGGCCCAGAGAATTGAGTATCTATTCACCCAACTCGGTCCCGGATTACAGAATTCAATTTCAAAGACAAATGCTTTCATCCAAGTGTCGTGGAAGCACCAGAAGTTGACCATGACTAAAACTATCCCTCCGCTGCCGAAGCAAGCTTCTTTCGAGGATATGAAGCTGAACCTGAAGATGAGCGGGATTACCCTCAACAAAATCTGGAGAGGCTATTCAAGGCCTTTCAAGGTCAACACTGAGAGGCAAGGTACCACGAATGTTGCACAGGCTGCCAAGCAGCATCTTAGCTCGTTCGCCCTCGAGCACTTCAAGTTAATTGACAAAGAactcgccatcgccaacctTTGCCATGAGCAAAGCCCCCTTCCACACAAAAAAGTCGTAGGCTCAGCTGCTTTGATAAGTGAGTATTTGCGACAAGCTTATAGGGCCTACGATGGCATCCCTGAACTCAAAAGCTCACTGATCTTGAACATCATGGATCTGTGGGTTACCATGGATAAGGCAGCCTGTGCGATGTACCCACTCCTCGGCGAATTTCACCCTGCCTTTCGACCTGAGATGCTTGATGTTCTGCTACTTTCTACCTTCGATGATATGAAGCGGCTACAGAAGATACAGGTTTATCTACAGGATCGCATCGCTGCTTGCCAAGGTTCAACAACCAGCATTTTTGACGATCCTGTCCGGGGATCATTTGGTCATCGCTTCTATGATGACTCTGACATGTCTGGTGAGATGAACGACTTGCATGAGTCAATAGAGGCATGGGCGACCCATTTGCGAGAcagcaaagaaaaggaatggAAAACAAAAAGCGAAGAATACTCAAGGCTATCCAAAGTCATCGATGAGAGCACATGTGTCTACATGGTGGACGAGGACAATCCCCACTTGCCCCCTTACCACGATCGCGATTGTCGTCGCTGCTACTTGAAGCGGCAGTTGAAGAGAATTAGTATTCAGGCCTACGAGCATCCACTCCCTTCTGATCCTCATGTCGCAAAAGCTGTAGTTTTTGAGCTGCTTTGCCCTCAGACTTTGGCAAAATATCGAGATGCTACATGGACCGTTATGTCGATAGCCCTGCCTGCAGAGGAAGGTGTTGACCCGAAGTGCTGGGCGCGAGACTACCAACAACTACAGAAGTATGCCAACGACTCATCAATGAGCTGCTCTCTGGCATCAGTCACTAAACCTTGTAAGTATTCAGACGACCGTTCACCCCTCATGGCCACCTTTTAG